The Pseudomonas entomophila genome segment GCGGTTTCGGTTTCCCGCACTGGGGCTTCTACCCGCGAAGCCCACAGCGCCGGGGCAGCCCCCTCGATACGCGGGAACGGGCTGGTGTTGGGGTGCACGGCCTTGTTCTTCGACAGCTGGCGCACCAGCACATCCTGCAGGCCGATACCGCCACCCTCGCGCGACATGCTCACCGCCAACTGCTGGTCGTACATGTCGCGGTACTGCTTGACCGTGTCGCTGTTCATCGGGTCGTCTTCGGAGGCCATCACATCAGTGGCCTTGCGCGACGCCTTGAGCATCTCGCTGACGAACAGCGACTCGAACTCCTTGGCCACCTTGCGCACGTTGGCGTCGCTGTCGCGATCACCGTACTTGAGCGAGCTCAGGCGACTGAGGTCGGTGTAGGCACCGCTGTCGGCGGGCGTGGACACCAGGCTCTTCGAATTCATCCGTGGCGTCCTCAGATCACGATCAGGTCGGCTTGCAACGCGCCGGCCTGCTTCAGGGCTTCGAGGATCGCCATCAGGTCGCTCGGCGCCGCGCCGACCTGGTTCACCGCCCGCACGATCTCATCCAGCGTGGTGCCTGGGCCGAACTTGAACATCGGTTTGGCTTCCTGCTGGGCGTTGACCCGCGAGCGAGGCACCACGGCGGTCTGGCCATTGGAGAACGGCCCCGGCTGGCTGACGATCGGGTCTTCGGTGATGGTCACGGTCAGGCTGCCATGGGTGACCGCCGCCGGCGAGACTTTGACGTTCTGGCCGATGACGATGGTGCCGGTGCGCGAGTTGATGATGACCTTGGCCACCGCCTGCCCTGGGTCGATTTCCAGGTTCTCGAGAATCGACAGATAGTCGACGCGCTGGCTCGGGTCCATCGGCGCGGTGACCCGCACCGAGCCACCGTCGACAGCCTGGGCCACGCCGGGGCCGAGCAGTTCGTTGACCTTGTCGACGATGCGCTTGGCGGTGGTGAAGTCCGGGCGATTGAGGTTGAGGGTGAGGCTGTTGCCCTGGTTGAAGCCACTCGGTACCGCGCGTTCGACGGAAGCGCCACCGGGGATGCGGCCAGCCGACGGAACGTTGACAGTGATCTTCGAACCGTCGCGGCCTTCGGCATCGAAGCCACCCACCACCAGGTTGCCCTGGGCGATCGCATAGACATTGCCGTCGATACCCTTGAGCGGGGTCATCAGCAGGCTACCGCCACGCAGGCTCTTGGAGTTACCGATCGACGACACGGTGATGTCGACCACCTGGCCAGGCTTGGCGAATGGGGGCAGGTCGGCATGCACCGACACCGCGGCGACGTTCTTCAACTGCACGTTGCCCGACCCCGGCGGCACCTTGATGCCGAACTGCGACAGCATGTTGTTGAAGGTCTGCAGGGTGAACGGCGTCTGGGTGGTCTGGTCACCCGTGCCATTGAGCCCCACCACCAGGCCGTAGCCGATCAGCTGGTTGGCGCGCACGCCGGAAATGCTGGCGATATCCTTCAAGCGCTCGGCGTGAACACCGAACGCGCAGGACATCAGGAGTGTCGCGGCAATCAACCGCCTAGCGTTGAACATGGTCATCCGTACTCAGAAGGGCCAGAGCGGGCTGATGAAGAAACGGTCCAGCCAACCGGGCTGGCTGGCATCGGCGAACGAGCCGGTGCCCGAATAGGTGATGCGCGCGTCAGCCACACGGGTGGACGGCACGGTGTTGTCGGTGGCGATATCGTCGGCGCGTACCAGCCCCGCGATGCGCACCAGCTCCTCGCCGGTGTTCAGGGTCATCCACTTCTCGCCACGCACGGCGATGATGCCATTGGGCAGCACTTCAGCCACGGTAACGGTGATCGAACCGGTCAGGGTGTTGCCCTGGGTGGCCTTGCTGTCGCCCTTGGTGGTGCGGTCGCCGCTGTAACCAGCCTCCAGCGACAGATCGCCGCCGCCGAACGGGTTGTTGGTGTTCGGGCTGCTACCGAACAGCGAGGTCAGGCCAATGTCGGCCTTGCTGTTCTTCTGGATCTGCGAGCCGGCGTTCTTGCTGGCCGAGGTCCGCTCGTTGAGGGTGATGGTGATGATGTCACCGACCCGGAACGCCTTGCGGTCGGTGTACAGGCTCTGCTCGAAACCGGCCTGGTAGATCGAACCGTTGTTGGCCGCTGCCGGCAGCGGGGTGCGCGGCAGGACCGGCGCGTAGTACGGGTCGTTGGGCTTGGGCGTCGGCGCGACGCAACCGGCCAGCAACACCGCTCCCC includes the following:
- a CDS encoding flagellar basal body P-ring protein FlgI, whose product is MFNARRLIAATLLMSCAFGVHAERLKDIASISGVRANQLIGYGLVVGLNGTGDQTTQTPFTLQTFNNMLSQFGIKVPPGSGNVQLKNVAAVSVHADLPPFAKPGQVVDITVSSIGNSKSLRGGSLLMTPLKGIDGNVYAIAQGNLVVGGFDAEGRDGSKITVNVPSAGRIPGGASVERAVPSGFNQGNSLTLNLNRPDFTTAKRIVDKVNELLGPGVAQAVDGGSVRVTAPMDPSQRVDYLSILENLEIDPGQAVAKVIINSRTGTIVIGQNVKVSPAAVTHGSLTVTITEDPIVSQPGPFSNGQTAVVPRSRVNAQQEAKPMFKFGPGTTLDEIVRAVNQVGAAPSDLMAILEALKQAGALQADLIVI
- the flgH gene encoding flagellar basal body L-ring protein FlgH, with the protein product MKHLLSVFALGGAVLLAGCVAPTPKPNDPYYAPVLPRTPLPAAANNGSIYQAGFEQSLYTDRKAFRVGDIITITLNERTSASKNAGSQIQKNSKADIGLTSLFGSSPNTNNPFGGGDLSLEAGYSGDRTTKGDSKATQGNTLTGSITVTVAEVLPNGIIAVRGEKWMTLNTGEELVRIAGLVRADDIATDNTVPSTRVADARITYSGTGSFADASQPGWLDRFFISPLWPF